Within the Flavobacterium sp. 9R genome, the region ACCTTCAATCGTGTCACAAGTTTTGTAAATACTCGTTAAACCTTGTTCGAAAGCCATTCTTTCAAGGTTTTTGATTACCGCTGTTTGTTGCTCAATTGCTGCATCAGGAACTCCTTCGAGGCAGAAAATAAACTTTTCTTGGTGCATAACGTATCGTCTAAATAGGCTACAAAAATATTCTTTCTTTTTGAGATTCTGATTTTTTGTGGAAATCATTCTTCTTTCAAAAGAGAGTTTTTTATCAAAAAAAAATCCGTTACAGTGAAGTAACGGATGTATAAAAGTTATCGAGAGTATTATAAAACATTCAATTCTCGCATACATTGTTTCATACTTTGGTAAGTTCTTTCGATATCGTTGTCTAGTCCAATTGAAAAACGAATCAAACCATCGGTAAGTCCCATTTCTACTTGTTCCTCTAATGGAATTTCGCTAGATGTCGACGTACCTGGTGCGCTAAACAAGGTTTTATAAAAGCCCAAACTCACAGCCAAATAGCCCAGATTGCGCTCTTGCATCAACTCCATCAAAGCATTAGCAGTCGCTAAATTTCCAACATCAATGGTCATCATTCCACCAAAACCATATTCTGGATTAATCATATTTTTGTACAGTTGATGACTTGGGTGACTGGCTAAACCAGGATAAACCGTTTTCAAACCGTCTTTTTCAAATCGTTCTGCCAAATACTGAGCATTGTAGCTGTGTTGCTTCATTCTAATATGAAGTGTACGAAGGTTTTTCATCACACTAGCCGAGCGAAGACTGTCCATTGTAGGTCCTAGAAGCATACTTGCGCCTGTGTTTACATTCTTCAAACTATTGATAAATTCGCGACTGGCACAAGTTACACCGCCAACTGTATCGCTACTTCCATTGATGTATTTGGTCAAACTATGAATTACAATATCTGCTCCCAAACGGGCAGGAGAAACTGAAAGTGGCGAAAAAGTATTGTCGACCACCAAAGTCAAGTTGTGTTTTTTGGCGATTGCAGACAATCCAGCAATATCGGCTACTTCTAGCAACGGGTTACTTACCGTTTCGCAATACAACACTTTGGTTTTTGGCGTAATCGCCGCTTCCACTACCTCAAGTTTTGTGATGTCCACAAAGGTTGTTTCAATGCCTAAACGCGGTGTAAAGTTTTTAAGAAAAGCATAGGTTCCGCCATAAATCGTGCGGCTCGATACAATATGGTCGCCCGCACCGCATAATTGCAAAAGTGTCGGCGTAATAGCTCCCATTCCCGAAGCCGAAACATTGGCCGCTTCCGTACCTTCCATCGCTGCTAGCGCTTGGTCTAAATACAAGTTACTAGGCGAGGAGTGACGCGAATACAAATAACAGCCTTCCATATTGCCCTCAAAGGTGTCAAACATCGTTTTGGCAGATAAAAAAGTGTAGGTAGACGAGTCCGATATCGAAGGGTTTACGCCTCCAAATTCCCCAAAGTACTGTAAATCCTGAATATTATCGGCTGGATTAAAATCGTTATTTTTCATAGTCTATATTTTGTTTAGTTATTATGTTTATTAGGAGCTCATCCCGCTATCCGCTATATCTTTGCCTTTTTAAAGGAAAAAGGCAAAGGATGCCGCTACTATCGGGGCTAGGCTTTTTTGTTGAGAACCACACCAAAATAAAGAATAGGTAGATTATTAATCAATAGTGAGTGATAATTATGGTTTTTTAATCTATATTATAGTCTATGTGAAGATTATATTTCTATTTTTGTCCTTCAAATACTGTGTAAATAGATTTTTTTTCACAACACCCATAACCCAACACCCAACACCCAACACCAAAACCTCGCTATGACCATAGATGCTATTGATAAAAAACTCTTGATTTTACTCCAAACCGATAGTAAGAAAACAACCAAAGAATTGTCTTTAAAACTTAATCTTTCGGTAACCGCAGTCTATGAGCGCATCAAGAAGTTAGAGCGAGAGGGTATCATTAGTAAGTATGTTGCTTTAGTAGATAAATCCAAAGTAGAAAAAGGATTTGTTGTTTTTTGTCATTTAAAATTAGTACAACACACCAAGGAATTCCTCACCCGATTCGAAAACGAAGTGGTACAATTGCAAGAGGTTCTAGAATGCCATCACGTGAGTGGTGATTATGATTACATCCTCAAAGTTTTAGTAAAAGATATGGAAGCTTATCGCGAGTTTTTGGTAACCAAACTCACCACGCTTCAACACATTGGTAGTACACAAAGCACCTTTATGATTAGTGAAGTAAAAAACACTACGGTTATTGGTTTTTGATGCTCTCAAATTTCAGTTCAAACTATGTAATTTATAGTTTTTTCCTTTCAGGTTCTAAAAATGTTTACCGTAAATCCGCAAATTATTTTATGCTTTTAAGTTTGTAATTTGCGAATTTGTGGTTTTTTTATGTTTTCAAACTTGCAGACTTAAGTCTGTCAACCAAAACTAAGTACTTTAAGTCGTAGTGGTTTATTTTATTTTTTATTCTCAAGAAATTCACACAAAAAACCTTAAAAATTAGCGTTTAAACAAAACTTTATTCCTTAATTTTGTCACTCAAAAAAATAAATCAACACACTATGAGTTCATTTGACGTAGTCATTATAGGTTCTGGTCCTGGAGGATATGTGTCAGCAATTCGTTGCGCACAATTAGGTTTCAAAACCGCAATTATCGAGAAATACTCCACGCTTGGAGGAACCTGTTTAAATGTAGGATGTATTCCATCTAAAGCGCTTTTAGCTTCTTCCCATCATTATGATGAAATTAAACATTTTGCCGATCACGGAATTGAACTTTCTGGTGAGGTTAAAGTGAATTTAGAGAAAATGATTGCTCGCAAACAAGCAGTTGTCGATCAAACTTCTGGAGGTGTTCAGTTTTTGATGGATAAAAATAAAATCACGGTTTTTAACGGTTTGGGTTCTTTTGTAGACGCGACTCACGTTGCGGTTGCCAAAGCTGACGGGACTTCTGAAACTATTGAAGCTAAAAATATCATTATC harbors:
- a CDS encoding Lrp/AsnC family transcriptional regulator, translating into MTIDAIDKKLLILLQTDSKKTTKELSLKLNLSVTAVYERIKKLEREGIISKYVALVDKSKVEKGFVVFCHLKLVQHTKEFLTRFENEVVQLQEVLECHHVSGDYDYILKVLVKDMEAYREFLVTKLTTLQHIGSTQSTFMISEVKNTTVIGF
- a CDS encoding aminotransferase class I/II-fold pyridoxal phosphate-dependent enzyme — its product is MKNNDFNPADNIQDLQYFGEFGGVNPSISDSSTYTFLSAKTMFDTFEGNMEGCYLYSRHSSPSNLYLDQALAAMEGTEAANVSASGMGAITPTLLQLCGAGDHIVSSRTIYGGTYAFLKNFTPRLGIETTFVDITKLEVVEAAITPKTKVLYCETVSNPLLEVADIAGLSAIAKKHNLTLVVDNTFSPLSVSPARLGADIVIHSLTKYINGSSDTVGGVTCASREFINSLKNVNTGASMLLGPTMDSLRSASVMKNLRTLHIRMKQHSYNAQYLAERFEKDGLKTVYPGLASHPSHQLYKNMINPEYGFGGMMTIDVGNLATANALMELMQERNLGYLAVSLGFYKTLFSAPGTSTSSEIPLEEQVEMGLTDGLIRFSIGLDNDIERTYQSMKQCMRELNVL